A DNA window from Sphingomonas changnyeongensis contains the following coding sequences:
- a CDS encoding polysaccharide biosynthesis/export family protein, whose protein sequence is MHTSLTAFAALLAAPLAAQIPPGVAPPPAAASAEKAEKDLQAGYVLGPDDVVEVSVLGQPEFTTRARVRANGTIQLPFIGEITVSGQTGLSLGALVTDKLRAGGYYAKPVVQIEIVSFASRYVVVLGEVGQSGLQPVDRDYRVSEVIARAGGLRESGADFVILRRATGEEMKLPFEKLAKGSLDDDPVVRAGDKIYVPAAELFYIYGQVNAPGVYPIKGAGPMTVRKALARGGGLGVSGSTGKIKLFRDGEELKVKLDDVIRAGDVVVVGERTF, encoded by the coding sequence GTGCACACATCCCTGACGGCGTTCGCGGCCCTGCTGGCCGCGCCGCTTGCCGCCCAGATCCCTCCCGGGGTCGCCCCGCCGCCGGCCGCCGCCAGCGCGGAAAAGGCCGAAAAGGATCTGCAGGCGGGCTATGTGCTCGGCCCCGATGATGTCGTCGAGGTGTCGGTGCTCGGCCAGCCCGAGTTCACGACGCGGGCGCGGGTGCGCGCCAACGGCACGATCCAGCTGCCCTTTATCGGCGAGATCACCGTGTCCGGCCAGACCGGGCTGAGCCTCGGCGCGCTCGTCACCGACAAGCTGCGCGCCGGCGGTTATTACGCCAAGCCGGTCGTGCAGATCGAAATCGTGTCCTTTGCCAGCCGCTATGTCGTCGTGCTCGGCGAGGTCGGCCAGTCGGGGCTGCAGCCGGTCGACCGTGATTACCGCGTGTCCGAAGTCATCGCCCGTGCGGGCGGGCTGCGCGAAAGCGGTGCCGATTTCGTCATCCTGCGCCGCGCGACCGGCGAGGAGATGAAGCTGCCGTTCGAAAAGCTCGCCAAGGGGTCGCTCGACGATGATCCGGTCGTGCGCGCGGGCGACAAGATCTATGTGCCGGCGGCCGAGCTGTTCTACATCTACGGCCAGGTCAACGCGCCGGGCGTCTATCCGATCAAGGGCGCCGGCCCGATGACGGTGCGCAAGGCGCTGGCGCGGGGCGGCGGGCTGGGCGTGTCCGGCTCGACCGGCAAGATCAAGCTGTTCCGCGACGGCGAGGAGCTGAAGGTCAAGCTCGACGATGTGATCCGCGCGGGCGACGTTGTCGTCGTCGGCGAACGGACTTTTTAA
- the xrtV gene encoding exosortase V, whose amino-acid sequence MSTQALRPAPGLAALLRQHWPLVIGVLALLVPTMVAVARDSWTGETGVHGPIVLATGIWLFARRWAELRAIRRPGSAAGMAALIVPALAVYAFGRAFDFLAIEVLALGGVLLGLFYGFFGLEAARRMWFPLVYLLFVVPIPGWVIDSITGPLKSYVSVSATWLLTHAGYPIVREGVTLYVAQYQLLVEDACAGLNSLISLTAISLFYIYISHNASWRYALFLMLWIVPVALLANLVRVIILVLITYHFGNAAAQGFLHSTAGLVMFATALIGIFLVDSVMSPVRKLLSGGAR is encoded by the coding sequence ATGTCGACCCAAGCCCTGCGGCCCGCACCCGGCCTGGCGGCGCTGCTGCGCCAGCACTGGCCGCTGGTGATCGGCGTGCTCGCGCTGCTCGTGCCGACGATGGTTGCCGTGGCGCGCGACAGCTGGACCGGCGAGACCGGCGTGCATGGGCCGATCGTGCTGGCGACCGGCATCTGGCTGTTCGCCCGCCGCTGGGCCGAGCTGCGCGCGATCCGCCGGCCCGGCAGCGCCGCCGGCATGGCCGCGCTGATCGTGCCTGCACTTGCCGTCTATGCCTTTGGCCGGGCGTTTGATTTTCTGGCGATCGAGGTGCTGGCGCTGGGCGGCGTCCTGCTCGGGCTGTTCTACGGCTTTTTCGGGCTGGAGGCGGCGCGGCGGATGTGGTTCCCGCTCGTCTATCTGCTGTTCGTCGTGCCGATCCCGGGCTGGGTGATCGATTCGATCACCGGTCCGCTCAAATCCTATGTCTCGGTCAGCGCCACCTGGCTGCTGACCCATGCCGGCTATCCGATCGTGCGCGAGGGGGTGACCCTTTATGTCGCCCAGTATCAGCTGCTGGTCGAGGATGCGTGCGCCGGGCTGAACTCGCTGATCAGCCTGACCGCGATCAGCCTGTTCTACATCTATATCTCGCACAATGCGTCCTGGCGTTATGCGCTGTTCCTGATGCTGTGGATCGTGCCGGTGGCGCTGCTTGCCAATCTGGTGCGGGTGATCATTCTGGTGCTGATCACCTATCATTTCGGCAATGCGGCCGCGCAGGGCTTTCTGCATTCGACGGCGGGGCTGGTGATGTTCGCCACCGCCCTGATCGGCATTTTCCTGGTCGACAGCGTGATGAGCCCGGTGCGCAAGCTGCTTTCGGGAGGCGCACGATGA
- a CDS encoding undecaprenyl-phosphate glucose phosphotransferase, translated as MLQPLSPGTAEPGGTPIPPQLQPFELGDTQTRSPVMLDIVTLLLRVAELVVVACACFAATALALDFVPPSMVDSYGNAALIGALLYAGLSEVAGAYDIDARFSVRQGWTRVVTAWIATSMFLMTMGFMLKVSEDFSRGWALTWFLGGGGALIVTRGLGTIWLRRLKQRGVLNHRVAIFGAGSQGDRLAKYILGNDKLTIDLVGFFDDRMPERLPPREVGLPMHGALTDLIAHIRRGEVDQVIVALPWSAERRLQEVVAELAITPVRIRLAPDLATFAFSQRPVVLLGDLPVMTLFERPISGLDQVIKRIEDLVIGTLALILLSPLFLVVILAIKLDSPGPVFFLQDREGFNNRRFKIWKFRSMRAERCEADGITQARKQDDRITRVGRFIRRTSIDELPQLFNVLRGEMSLVGPRPHAPSTKAGDRVFSDVVSHYAARHKVKPGMTGWAQVLGWRGETDTEEKLLKRLECDLYYIENWSVFLDLYIMARTAATLLLQRTAY; from the coding sequence ATGCTGCAGCCGCTATCGCCTGGCACGGCTGAGCCTGGCGGGACGCCGATCCCGCCGCAGCTCCAGCCCTTCGAGCTGGGGGACACCCAGACGCGCTCGCCGGTGATGCTCGACATCGTGACGCTGCTGCTGCGTGTCGCCGAACTGGTCGTCGTCGCCTGCGCCTGCTTCGCCGCCACGGCGCTCGCGCTCGATTTCGTGCCGCCGTCGATGGTCGATTCCTATGGCAATGCCGCGCTCATCGGCGCGCTGCTCTATGCCGGGCTGTCGGAAGTCGCCGGTGCCTATGACATCGATGCGCGCTTCTCCGTCCGCCAGGGCTGGACCCGGGTCGTCACCGCCTGGATCGCGACCAGCATGTTCCTGATGACCATGGGCTTCATGCTCAAGGTGTCGGAGGATTTCTCGCGCGGCTGGGCGCTGACCTGGTTTCTGGGCGGCGGCGGCGCGCTGATCGTCACCCGCGGCCTTGGCACGATCTGGCTGCGCCGGCTGAAACAGCGCGGGGTGCTCAACCACCGGGTCGCCATTTTCGGCGCCGGGTCTCAGGGCGACCGGCTGGCCAAATATATTCTGGGCAATGACAAGCTGACCATCGATCTGGTCGGCTTTTTCGACGATCGCATGCCCGAGCGTCTGCCCCCGCGCGAAGTCGGCCTGCCGATGCATGGCGCGCTCACTGATCTGATCGCCCATATCCGGCGCGGCGAGGTCGATCAGGTGATCGTCGCCTTGCCCTGGTCGGCGGAACGGCGGCTGCAGGAAGTGGTCGCGGAGCTGGCGATCACCCCGGTCCGCATCCGCCTCGCGCCCGATCTGGCCACCTTCGCCTTTTCGCAGCGCCCGGTCGTACTGCTCGGCGACCTGCCGGTGATGACGCTGTTCGAGCGCCCGATCTCGGGCCTCGATCAGGTCATCAAGCGCATCGAGGATCTGGTGATCGGCACGCTGGCGCTGATCCTGTTGTCGCCGCTGTTCCTGGTCGTCATCCTTGCGATCAAGCTCGACAGCCCCGGCCCGGTGTTTTTCCTCCAGGACCGCGAAGGGTTCAACAACCGCCGGTTCAAGATCTGGAAGTTCCGGTCGATGCGGGCCGAGCGCTGCGAGGCCGACGGCATCACCCAGGCGCGCAAGCAGGACGACCGTATCACCCGGGTCGGCCGTTTCATCCGGCGGACGAGCATCGACGAGCTGCCGCAGCTGTTCAACGTGCTGCGCGGCGAAATGTCGCTGGTCGGCCCGCGCCCGCATGCGCCGTCGACCAAGGCCGGCGACCGCGTCTTTTCCGACGTGGTCTCGCACTATGCCGCGCGGCACAAGGTCAAGCCCGGCATGACCGGCTGGGCGCAGGTGCTCGGCTGGCGCGGCGAGACCGACACCGAGGAAAAGCTGCTCAAGCGGCTTGAGTGCGACCTCTATTATATCGAGAATTGGTCGGTGTTTCTCGACCTTTACATCATGGCCCGCACGGCCGCGACGCTGCTGCTCCAGCGCACCGCCTATTGA
- a CDS encoding XrtV sorting system accessory protein, translating into MQTPYDWITVAIFAGLIVIFLQRSVGEGEPQDSILSYLPPSVGCAVANYVGNEGYDLFAVIGIVAVLAYSYFVLKPFQRQG; encoded by the coding sequence ATGCAAACACCTTATGACTGGATCACGGTGGCCATCTTTGCCGGGCTGATCGTGATATTCCTGCAACGTTCGGTCGGGGAAGGCGAACCGCAGGATTCGATCCTCAGCTATCTGCCGCCCTCGGTCGGTTGCGCGGTGGCCAATTATGTCGGCAATGAAGGTTATGACCTGTTCGCGGTGATCGGGATCGTCGCGGTGCTGGCCTATAGCTATTTCGTGCTGAAGCCGTTCCAGCGCCAGGGCTGA
- a CDS encoding right-handed parallel beta-helix repeat-containing protein: MWGLLVDSSSNVKIQNSRFEELVRAFIFERTSDIEVKFNEITRIRSDGGDFAAVDNVLIQGNRYSNFTPNPGDHPDAIQFWTNGQTRGSNNIVIRDNIVLQGPGTGTQGFFIRDEVGGIPHTNITIENNLIYSADQWEGISVEGVVGLRIANNTIVSPTTDSKRLWIRVDVADDVVIERNVTDQIILGSVTNVVTRDNIVFLDDPSQASRMRNLNGGAVALVDDFVVDGYGFQPVTAPARPRPRPRPRPRPRPRPRPRPRLRLRLRLRLRLRLRPPRHPRHLPRIPRRARRLHRRRARPPRRLLRLPRIRRRLPLLRRRRARPRRLPRIPRRARRRHRRRVRPLRRLPLPRLPRIRRRARRRLLLLRLRLRRHPRHRHRRAHPRRWPSVASSATRSSGIWGASGACRS, translated from the coding sequence ATGTGGGGTCTGCTCGTCGACAGCTCGTCGAACGTCAAGATCCAGAACTCGCGCTTCGAAGAGCTTGTCCGCGCGTTCATCTTTGAACGCACATCCGATATCGAGGTCAAGTTCAACGAGATCACCCGCATCCGCAGCGACGGCGGCGATTTCGCGGCGGTCGACAATGTGCTGATTCAGGGCAATCGCTATTCCAATTTCACGCCCAATCCCGGCGACCATCCCGATGCGATCCAGTTCTGGACCAACGGCCAGACGCGCGGGTCGAACAACATCGTCATCCGCGACAATATCGTGCTGCAGGGACCGGGCACGGGCACCCAGGGCTTTTTCATCCGTGACGAGGTCGGCGGCATCCCGCACACCAACATCACGATCGAAAACAACCTGATCTACTCGGCCGATCAGTGGGAAGGCATTTCGGTCGAGGGCGTTGTCGGCCTGCGCATCGCCAACAACACGATCGTGTCGCCGACCACCGACTCCAAGCGGCTGTGGATCCGCGTCGACGTCGCCGATGACGTCGTGATCGAGCGCAACGTGACCGACCAGATCATTCTCGGCTCGGTCACCAACGTCGTGACGCGCGACAATATCGTCTTCCTCGACGATCCGTCGCAGGCGTCGCGGATGCGCAATCTGAACGGCGGTGCGGTTGCGCTGGTCGATGACTTTGTCGTTGACGGCTATGGCTTCCAGCCGGTCACCGCCCCGGCCCGGCCCCGGCCCCGGCCCCGGCCCCGGCCCCGGCCCCGGCCCCGGCCCCGGCCCCGGCCCCGGCTCCGGCTCCGGCTCCGGCTCCGGCTCCGGCTCCGGCTCCGGCCCCCGCGCCATCCCCGGCACCTGCCCCGGATCCCACGCCGAGCCCGACGCCTGCACCGACGCCGAGCCCGGCCCCCGCGCCGGCTCCTTCGCCTGCCCCGGATCCGACGCCGGCTCCCGCTCCTGCGCCGACGCCGAGCCCGGCCCCGGCGCCTGCCCCGGATCCCACGCCGAGCCCGACGCCGGCACCGACGCCGAGTCCGGCCCCTGCGCCGGCTCCCGCTCCCGCGCCTGCCCCGGATCCGACGCCGAGCCCGACGCCGGCTCCTGCTCCTGCGCCTGCGCCTGCGCCGGCACCCACGCCATCGCCATCGCCGAGCGCATCCGAGGCGCTGGCCGTCGGTCGCAAGCTCGGCAACTCGATCCAGCGGCATTTGGGGCGCATCCGGGGCCTGTCGTTCGTGA
- a CDS encoding cisplatin damage response ATP-dependent DNA ligase has product MRAFADLLERLVYTRSRNAKLRILGDYLRTTPDPDRGWAMAALTGDLDLPAIKPAMIRALIMERVDPVLFALSRDYVGDTAETVALLWPRPPVAPDSVDLSLGTVVERLGSASRAEAPALLAGLLDRLEPGERFALLKMATGALRIGVTARLAKTALAEAFGLDLDRVEELWHGLAPPYAALFAWGEGAAPAPAMQDMPLFRPFMLAHPLEDGRVDMADYAAEWKWDGIRVQIVHAGGETRLYSRAGDDITRAFPDIAAAFSQPGALDGELMIRGAGGAEALNVQGGEAQGGAAASFNALQQRLNRKTVSARMLSDYPAFVRLYDILFDGDEDLRPLPWTARRVRLAQLAARLPATRFDLSALIEADDFTTLEAIRAGARDAAIEGVMLKRRDSAYVGGRRVGLWYKWKRDPLTADCVLMYAQRGSGRRSSFYSDYTFGCWTEAGELVPVGKAYSGITDQELRWLDRWVRGHTTGRFGPVREVEKTLVLEIAFDSIHASTRHKSGLAMRFPRIARIRQDKPAAEADRVATLGRLIA; this is encoded by the coding sequence ATGCGCGCCTTTGCCGATCTGCTCGAGCGGCTGGTCTATACCCGCTCGCGCAACGCCAAGCTGCGCATCCTTGGCGACTATCTGCGCACCACGCCCGATCCGGACCGGGGCTGGGCGATGGCGGCGCTGACCGGCGATCTCGACCTGCCGGCGATCAAGCCGGCGATGATCCGCGCGCTGATCATGGAACGGGTCGATCCGGTGCTGTTCGCGCTCAGCCGCGACTATGTCGGCGATACGGCGGAAACCGTCGCCCTGCTCTGGCCGCGCCCGCCGGTCGCGCCCGATTCGGTCGATCTGTCGCTCGGCACCGTCGTCGAACGGCTCGGCAGCGCCAGCCGGGCTGAGGCCCCCGCGCTGCTCGCCGGGCTGCTCGACCGGCTGGAGCCGGGCGAGCGGTTCGCGCTCCTGAAAATGGCGACCGGCGCGCTGCGCATCGGCGTGACCGCGCGGCTCGCCAAAACCGCGCTGGCCGAGGCGTTCGGGCTCGATCTCGACCGGGTCGAGGAGTTGTGGCACGGCCTTGCCCCGCCCTATGCGGCGCTGTTCGCCTGGGGCGAGGGCGCGGCCCCCGCGCCCGCCATGCAGGACATGCCGCTGTTCCGTCCGTTCATGCTCGCCCATCCGCTGGAGGACGGGCGGGTGGACATGGCAGATTACGCCGCCGAATGGAAATGGGACGGCATCCGCGTGCAGATCGTCCATGCCGGGGGCGAGACGCGGCTCTACAGCCGCGCGGGCGACGACATCACCCGCGCCTTTCCCGACATCGCCGCCGCCTTTTCCCAGCCCGGTGCGCTCGACGGCGAGCTGATGATCCGCGGGGCAGGCGGGGCGGAGGCGCTGAACGTGCAGGGCGGGGAGGCGCAGGGCGGCGCGGCGGCAAGCTTCAACGCGCTGCAGCAGCGGCTGAACCGCAAGACGGTCAGCGCCAGAATGCTGAGCGACTATCCGGCCTTTGTCCGGCTGTACGACATCCTGTTCGACGGCGACGAGGATCTGCGGCCGCTGCCCTGGACGGCGCGGCGGGTGCGGCTGGCGCAGCTGGCGGCGCGGCTGCCGGCGACACGCTTCGACCTGTCGGCCCTGATCGAGGCGGATGATTTCACCACGCTCGAGGCGATCCGCGCCGGCGCGCGCGATGCCGCGATCGAAGGGGTGATGCTCAAGCGCCGCGACAGCGCCTATGTCGGCGGCCGCAGGGTCGGGCTGTGGTACAAATGGAAACGCGATCCGCTGACCGCCGATTGCGTGCTGATGTATGCGCAGCGCGGCAGCGGCCGGCGGTCGTCCTTCTATTCCGACTATACGTTCGGCTGCTGGACCGAGGCTGGCGAGCTGGTGCCGGTCGGCAAGGCCTATTCGGGCATCACCGACCAGGAACTGCGCTGGCTCGACCGCTGGGTGCGCGGCCATACGACCGGCCGGTTCGGCCCGGTGCGCGAGGTCGAAAAGACGCTGGTGCTCGAAATCGCATTCGATTCGATCCATGCCTCGACCCGGCACAAATCGGGGCTGGCGATGCGCTTTCCCCGCATCGCCCGCATCCGCCAGGACAAGCCGGCGGCAGAGGCCGACCGGGTCGCAACGCTTGGCCGCCTGATCGCCTAA
- a CDS encoding outer membrane beta-barrel protein: MGGGQGPAGPNERRVEIRPSAQLIYDTNVYRVGQGFDLGGLARDDVRVTPSVDAIIALPVGRQTVFLNGNVGYDFYRRNSRLDRERIALSGGAQLRAGQRCSATVTGGYVRQQSDFTDVFATLAVPNTDERRSIDVQASCGGQVGLTQSFGYRHDESRNSSDLFRPLNTNSDSFNASIGYQRPTFGVLSIYGTYTTSAFPERRFLTPTGLVRDGVENYSAGISFERQIGRRITGTIALGYTWVNPRLDDTPDFRGVSYRAAIDLRPNDDFTVNLTASRNVEVQNFVAASYSITDLYGLTGTYQFNPRLRMNFGSSYQKRDFRAGPQLGGLPGFLLLPEDEVITGNIGLSYDLTRRLTLTTGFVQERRDSNNPIFNFKSSVVTAGISLLL; encoded by the coding sequence ATGGGGGGCGGCCAGGGACCGGCCGGGCCGAATGAGCGGCGGGTCGAGATCCGGCCGAGCGCGCAGCTCATTTACGACACCAACGTCTACCGGGTCGGCCAGGGCTTTGATCTGGGCGGGCTGGCGCGTGACGATGTGCGCGTGACGCCGTCCGTCGATGCGATCATCGCGCTGCCGGTCGGGCGGCAGACCGTGTTCCTCAACGGCAATGTCGGCTATGATTTCTACCGCCGCAACAGCCGGCTGGACCGCGAACGCATCGCGCTGTCGGGCGGGGCGCAGCTGCGCGCCGGCCAGCGCTGCTCGGCGACGGTGACGGGCGGCTATGTCCGCCAGCAGAGCGACTTTACCGATGTCTTTGCCACGCTCGCCGTGCCCAACACCGACGAGCGCCGCTCGATCGACGTTCAGGCCAGCTGCGGCGGCCAGGTCGGGCTGACGCAGAGCTTTGGCTATCGCCATGACGAGAGCCGCAACAGCTCGGATCTGTTCCGTCCGCTCAACACCAACAGCGACAGCTTCAACGCCTCGATCGGCTATCAGCGGCCGACCTTCGGCGTGCTGTCGATCTACGGCACCTACACGACCAGCGCCTTTCCCGAGCGGCGTTTCCTGACGCCGACCGGCCTGGTGCGCGACGGTGTCGAGAATTACAGCGCCGGCATCAGCTTTGAACGCCAGATCGGCCGCCGCATCACCGGCACGATCGCGCTTGGCTATACCTGGGTCAATCCGCGGCTCGATGACACCCCCGATTTCCGCGGCGTGTCCTATCGCGCGGCGATCGACCTCAGGCCCAATGACGATTTCACCGTCAACCTGACCGCGTCGCGCAATGTCGAGGTGCAGAACTTCGTCGCGGCAAGCTATTCGATAACCGATCTTTATGGTTTGACTGGCACATACCAGTTCAATCCGCGCCTGCGGATGAACTTCGGGTCGTCCTACCAGAAGCGCGATTTCCGCGCCGGGCCGCAGCTGGGGGGGCTGCCTGGGTTCCTGCTGCTGCCGGAGGACGAGGTCATCACCGGGAATATCGGGCTGAGCTATGATCTGACGCGCCGGCTGACGCTGACGACCGGCTTTGTCCAGGAACGGCGCGATTCGAACAACCCGATCTTCAACTTCAAGAGCAGTGTCGTCACCGCAGGCATCAGCCTGTTGCTGTGA
- the epsI gene encoding exosortase-associated protein EpsI, V-type, with protein sequence MIDRRDLLVGLGCLAAAGAAEAMRPRERMSLLGPRKLEDVVPRSFGPWRYRQAEGLVTPTSENSLAAKLYSQSVGRLYIGPDNSIVMLLIAYGDTQSDTLQLHRPEVCYPAFGFAISGDAPASFPIGSGVAVPGRNLIANSPGRDEYVSYWTRIGEYLPTSNAEQRQMKLQTAFQGKIPDGVLVRISTVGGDPTQAFANNRRFAADLIGAMAPAARAALITTDKARALAGGKA encoded by the coding sequence ATGATCGACCGCCGTGATCTGCTGGTCGGGCTGGGCTGTCTGGCCGCCGCGGGCGCCGCCGAGGCGATGCGCCCGCGCGAACGCATGTCGCTGCTCGGGCCGCGCAAGCTGGAGGATGTGGTGCCGCGCAGCTTCGGCCCGTGGCGCTACCGCCAGGCCGAGGGGCTGGTGACGCCGACCAGCGAGAACAGCCTCGCGGCGAAGCTCTACAGCCAGTCGGTCGGCCGTCTCTATATCGGCCCCGACAACAGCATCGTCATGTTGCTGATCGCCTATGGCGACACGCAGAGCGACACGCTGCAGCTGCACCGGCCCGAGGTCTGCTATCCGGCCTTCGGCTTTGCGATCAGCGGCGATGCGCCCGCATCCTTCCCGATCGGCTCGGGCGTCGCCGTGCCCGGGCGCAACCTGATCGCCAACTCGCCGGGCCGCGACGAATATGTCAGCTACTGGACACGGATCGGCGAATATCTGCCGACGTCCAACGCCGAACAGCGGCAGATGAAGCTGCAGACCGCCTTTCAGGGCAAGATCCCCGACGGCGTTCTCGTGCGCATCTCGACCGTGGGCGGCGATCCGACACAGGCCTTCGCCAACAACCGTCGCTTCGCGGCCGATCTGATCGGGGCGATGGCCCCGGCGGCGCGCGCGGCGCTGATCACCACCGACAAGGCGCGGGCACTCGCCGGAGGGAAGGCCTGA
- a CDS encoding GNVR domain-containing protein, with product MSLIQFLRMLAARRSIIWATLIACFFTATAAAFLLPPRFEAKNRVLFDLTRPDPMTGQLLATNAVGNYIATQLKLITDIQTIGPVVDKLGWAADPAVQARFDAAGAPGGDIREWLAEQIIDQTEARFAETSNIIEIRYRGADPVSSQRIAEAIREAFLQQNRDSRQNNAQRGAATYAEQARNALAQLREAEEARTAYAKENGIVLQAGDVDLESAKLAALSAQSTAPVAAQMAAPPSPARMQLEGLKQQIAQAQQTLGPNHPTYQALLRQKESLEAEAARGGGGMIGGTSRAEIEASYQTQKARVLAQADKIDKLNQMQQDILVRREAYVKLAARAEELAGQAKLSVSNMEPLGNTSLPAKPAWPNKPLIMGGSVALGLVLGILLALLVELLARRVRSDEDLEYASGVPVLAIVGSRRATDGLAARLINFIDRKGADRRRALAEG from the coding sequence ATGAGCCTGATCCAGTTCCTGCGCATGCTGGCCGCGCGGCGGTCGATCATCTGGGCGACGCTGATCGCCTGCTTCTTCACGGCGACGGCGGCGGCTTTCCTGCTGCCCCCGCGCTTCGAGGCGAAGAACCGGGTGCTGTTCGACCTCACCCGGCCCGATCCGATGACCGGCCAGCTGCTGGCGACCAATGCGGTCGGCAATTACATCGCCACCCAGCTCAAGCTGATCACCGACATCCAGACCATCGGCCCGGTGGTCGACAAGCTCGGCTGGGCCGCCGATCCGGCGGTGCAGGCGCGGTTCGACGCCGCCGGCGCGCCGGGCGGCGACATCCGCGAATGGCTGGCCGAACAGATTATCGACCAGACCGAGGCGCGGTTTGCCGAGACGTCGAACATCATCGAGATCCGCTACCGCGGTGCCGATCCGGTGTCGTCGCAGCGCATTGCCGAGGCGATCCGCGAGGCGTTCCTCCAGCAGAACCGCGATTCGCGCCAGAACAACGCCCAGCGCGGCGCCGCCACCTATGCCGAGCAGGCGCGCAATGCGCTCGCCCAGCTGCGCGAGGCGGAAGAGGCGCGCACCGCCTATGCCAAGGAAAACGGCATCGTCCTGCAGGCGGGCGATGTCGATCTGGAAAGCGCCAAGCTCGCCGCTCTGTCGGCGCAGAGCACCGCGCCGGTCGCCGCGCAGATGGCCGCCCCGCCGTCGCCGGCACGCATGCAGCTTGAAGGGCTGAAGCAGCAGATCGCCCAGGCGCAGCAGACGCTCGGGCCCAACCATCCGACCTATCAGGCGCTGCTGCGGCAGAAGGAATCGCTCGAGGCCGAGGCCGCACGCGGCGGCGGCGGCATGATCGGCGGCACCAGCCGCGCCGAGATCGAGGCCAGCTATCAGACGCAAAAGGCCCGCGTGCTTGCCCAGGCCGACAAGATCGACAAGCTCAACCAGATGCAGCAGGACATCCTGGTCCGCCGCGAGGCCTATGTGAAGCTGGCTGCCCGTGCCGAGGAACTGGCCGGCCAGGCCAAGCTCAGCGTCAGCAACATGGAGCCGCTCGGCAACACCAGCCTGCCGGCCAAGCCGGCCTGGCCGAACAAGCCGCTGATCATGGGCGGGTCGGTCGCGCTCGGCCTTGTCCTCGGCATCCTGCTCGCGCTGCTCGTCGAGCTGCTCGCGCGGCGCGTGCGCAGCGATGAGGATCTGGAATATGCATCGGGTGTGCCGGTGCTCGCCATTGTCGGATCGCGGCGCGCGACCGACGGGCTGGCGGCGCGGCTGATCAACTTCATCGATCGCAAGGGCGCCGACCGCCGGCGCGCCTTGGCGGAGGGCTGA
- a CDS encoding CpsD/CapB family tyrosine-protein kinase has product MSMKLALHDMGAPGGGRTLGRPDPDLPPAIESVMITDPQSLEAESIRGLRTRLVAQHLREGRRALAICSPAAGSGCSYIALNLAVAAAQAGIRTVLVDANLRDPVLADLCGLPIDMPGLADYLASDRLALPDVVDTALMPDLAVVGAGDPADNPQELLSGARFRGLVDQLLREYELTIFDTAPANLCSDGQRVATMAGFSLLVARKHETYVNDMKTLAKQLRADKSVVVGAVLNDF; this is encoded by the coding sequence ATGAGCATGAAACTCGCGCTGCACGACATGGGCGCGCCCGGTGGCGGGCGCACGCTCGGCCGCCCCGATCCGGATCTGCCGCCGGCGATCGAATCGGTGATGATCACCGATCCCCAGTCGCTCGAGGCCGAATCGATCCGCGGCCTGCGCACCCGGCTGGTCGCGCAGCATCTGCGCGAGGGGCGGCGCGCGCTCGCCATCTGTTCGCCGGCCGCTGGCAGCGGGTGCAGCTATATCGCGCTCAATCTGGCGGTCGCCGCTGCCCAGGCGGGCATCCGCACGGTGCTGGTCGATGCCAATCTGCGCGATCCGGTGCTGGCCGATCTGTGCGGCCTGCCGATCGACATGCCGGGCCTCGCTGATTACCTTGCCAGTGACCGGCTGGCGCTGCCCGACGTGGTCGACACCGCGCTGATGCCCGATCTGGCCGTTGTGGGTGCCGGTGATCCTGCCGACAATCCGCAGGAGCTGCTGTCGGGCGCACGCTTTCGCGGGCTGGTCGACCAGCTGCTGCGCGAATATGAACTGACGATCTTCGACACCGCGCCGGCCAATCTGTGTTCGGACGGGCAGCGCGTCGCAACCATGGCGGGCTTCAGCCTGCTGGTCGCGCGCAAGCATGAAACCTATGTCAACGACATGAAGACGCTGGCCAAGCAGCTTCGCGCCGACAAGTCGGTGGTCGTGGGCGCGGTGCTGAACGACTTCTGA